A single Xenopus laevis strain J_2021 chromosome 3S, Xenopus_laevis_v10.1, whole genome shotgun sequence DNA region contains:
- the cyb5r3.S gene encoding NADH-cytochrome b5 reductase 3, which translates to MGAQISTVGRILTTPLWLIYSIFQRFFRKPRPAVTLESADIKYALRLIDREEISHDTRRFRFALPSPEHVLGLPIGQHIYLSARVGGNLVVRPYTPVSSDEDKGFVDLVVKIYFKNVHPKFPEGGKMSQYLDSLKINETIDFRGPSGLLVYIGKGTFQIRPDKKSPPVSKKAKHLGMIAGGTGITPMLQLIRAIVTDEEDKTICYLLFANQTEKDILLRSELEEIRAKYPSRFKLWYTLDRAPEDWDYSQGFVNEDMISSFLPPPGDDVLILMCGPPPMIQYAISPSLDKLSYPQDRRFAY; encoded by the exons ATGGGGGCCCAGATTAGCACA GTGGGGAGGATCCTCACGACCCCGTTGTGGTTGATCTACAGCATTTTCCAGAGATTTTTCCGGAAGCCGCGTCCTGCCGTCACTTTAGAGAGCGCCGATATCAAATACGCACTGAGGCTGATTGACAGAGAG GAGATCAGCCATGACACCAGGAGGTTCCGATTTGCTCTCCCGTCCCCGGAGCATGTCCTTGGCCTCCCCATTG GGCAGCATATTTACCTCTCTGCCAGAGTGGGGGGCAATCTGGTGGTCAGACCCTACACCCCAGTGTCCAGCGATGAGGACAAAGGCTTCGTTGATCTTGTTGTGAAG ATCTACTTTAAAAACGTCCACCCAAAATTCCCAGAGGGAGGAAAGATGTCCCAGTATCTGGACTCTCTGAAGATAAATGAAACCATTGACTTCCGGGGACCAAGCGGCCTCCTCGTGTACATTGGCAAAG GGACCTTCCAGATCCGCCCAGACAAGAAGTCCCCACCGGTGTCAAAGAAAGCGAAGCACCTGGGAATGATCGCTGGTGGGACAG GGATCACCCCAATGTTGCAGCTCATTCGAGCAATCGTAACGGACGAGGAGGATAAAACCATCTGCTACTTGCTCTTTGCCAACCAG ACTGAGAAAGACATTCTGCTCCGCTCAGAACTGGAGGAGATCCGGGCCAAGTACCCCTCTCGCTTCAAACTGTGGTACACGCTGGACAGAGCCCCCGAAG ATTGGGACTACAGCCAGGGCTTCGTCAATGAAGACATGATCAGCTCCTTTCTGCCTCCCCCCGGGGACGACGTCCTTATTCTGATGTGCGGCCCCCCTCCCATGATCCAATATGCAATCAGCCCCAGCCTGGACAAGCTCTCGTACCCCCAGGACAGGAGATTCGCCTACTAG
- the rep15.S gene encoding rab15 effector protein, giving the protein MPRPFLGFAFAERVKAVVPVYEQTHLLGRWERSQGTAHCLGFSIRTQSPVPLYEPRTPIDNTGKMGQNISVPEKSDQQPDKSDIVCEIFSQAIVHASQKLKEYLGFEDPFGSFRPCTDTLNELFVVNFINFCLEKGVEERIATNKMTKQQSALFGIDWIWTLSGSDKVVKLQIAVQAFQISELDIKESNIQGKATNEIPPPIGSTKDKSRFEKLEEFCRLVGSDCLGLFMVYGLPGKPKDIRGVLLDSVKRDSKKNSILGKQAIYQFIQSTDTFLPTRDLLDTCMARKNGQLGIGKVYINFL; this is encoded by the coding sequence ATGCCGAGGCCGTTTCTGGGATTTGCATTTGCTGAGAGAGTGAAAGCCGTCGTTCCAGTTTATGAGCAGACACACCTACTGGGCCGGTGGGAGCGGAGCCAAGGGACAGCTCATTGTTTGGGCTTCTCTATAAGAACTCAGTCTCCTGTTCCTCTCTATGAACCCAGGACACCCATCGATAACACTGGCAAAATGGgccagaacatttcagttccGGAGAAGAGCGACCAACAGCCGGACAAGTCGGACATTGTCTGTGAGATATTCAGCCAGGCCATCGTTCACGCCTCCCAAAAACTAAAGGAGTATCTCGGTTTTGAAGACCCGTTTGGGTCGTTTCGTCCCTGCACCGACACCTTGAACGAACTCTTTGTGGTGAACTTCATCAACTTCTGTTTGGAGAAGGGCGTCGAGGAGAGAATCGCCACCAACAAAATGACAAAGCAGCAGTCCGCCTTGTTCGGCATTGACTGGATCTGGACCCTGTCTGGTTCTGATAAGGTGGTGAAACTTCAGATCGCTGTGCAAGCCTTCCAGATATCAGAGCTGGACATCAAGGAATCCAATATCCAAGGCAAGGCCACCAACGAGATCCCACCACCCATTGGTTCCACCAAGGACAAGAGTAGGTTTGAGAAGCTGGAAGAGTTCTGCCGCCTGGTGGGGTCCGACTGTCTAGGGTTATTCATGGTTTATGGACTCCCGGGGAAGCCCAAGGATATCCGAGGGGTCCTTCTGGACAGTGTGAAACGGGACAGTAAGAAAAACTCAATCTTGGGGAAACAAGCCATCTACCAGTTCATCCAGAGCACGGACACGTTCCTCCCAACCCGGGACCTGCTGGACACCTGTATGGCGAGGAAGAACGGGCAACTTGGCATCGGGAAGGTCTACATCAACTTTCTATGA